A genomic segment from candidate division TA06 bacterium encodes:
- the hemW gene encoding radical SAM family heme chaperone HemW, with the protein MNSVYIHIPFCLAKCHYCGFNSQPLEQPAELKKYFQALSFEVDGSRNEIEELRTIYFGGGTPTIATARLIETILKALPIWIPEAELTLEANPGTVSLEKLKALREMGFNRLSLGVQSFNDERLKQIGRVHTARQAVKAFELGAKAGFANINLDLIYALPGQSLNDWKRDLAKALSLEPRHLSLYSLTYERDTEFKKQKAEGKIIPCGEELEADMYLEAVDKLDRAGLKRYEISNFAKKGYCSRHNINYWRAGDYLGFGAGAHSHRGDKRWSNVKNAGKYADAVTKGKSPAGFRETISPELQVFEALFLGLRMAEGIEIKSFQRRFGKSPLEHKPQVWLRWKEQGWAEWDGRNLRLTPQGLVLADGLAVELA; encoded by the coding sequence ATGAACTCAGTTTACATCCATATTCCATTCTGTCTGGCCAAGTGCCACTACTGCGGATTCAATTCCCAGCCGTTGGAACAGCCTGCCGAACTGAAAAAATATTTTCAGGCGCTGTCCTTTGAGGTCGATGGCAGTAGGAACGAGATCGAAGAATTAAGAACGATATATTTCGGCGGGGGCACTCCCACCATCGCAACGGCCAGGCTGATTGAAACGATCTTGAAAGCGCTGCCAATCTGGATTCCTGAGGCCGAACTGACCTTAGAGGCCAATCCCGGAACCGTTTCCCTGGAAAAACTGAAAGCTCTCCGGGAAATGGGATTCAACCGGCTGAGCCTGGGGGTGCAGTCTTTCAACGACGAGCGGTTGAAGCAGATAGGCCGGGTGCACACCGCCCGGCAGGCCGTCAAAGCCTTTGAGCTGGGGGCCAAAGCCGGCTTTGCCAACATCAACCTGGACCTGATCTACGCCCTGCCGGGACAGTCATTAAACGACTGGAAAAGGGACCTGGCCAAGGCGCTTTCGCTTGAACCCCGGCACCTGTCGCTTTATTCGCTGACCTATGAGAGGGATACGGAATTCAAAAAACAAAAAGCAGAAGGCAAAATAATACCATGCGGGGAAGAGCTTGAAGCCGACATGTACCTGGAGGCTGTCGACAAGCTTGACCGGGCCGGGCTTAAGCGCTATGAGATCTCCAACTTTGCCAAAAAAGGATATTGTTCCCGGCACAACATCAATTACTGGCGGGCCGGGGACTACCTGGGTTTTGGGGCCGGGGCCCATTCGCACCGGGGCGATAAAAGATGGAGCAATGTAAAAAATGCCGGGAAATACGCTGATGCGGTGACCAAGGGAAAGAGCCCGGCCGGTTTCCGGGAGACCATTTCTCCGGAACTGCAGGTGTTCGAGGCCCTGTTCCTAGGCTTGCGGATGGCCGAGGGGATAGAGATAAAAAGTTTTCAGCGCAGATTCGGAAAATCCCCCCTGGAGCACAAGCCACAGGTCTGGCTCCGCTGGAAAGAACAGGGCTGGGCGGAATGGGACGGCAGAAATTTGCGCCTTACGCCCCAGGGCCTGGTGCTGGCCGACGGATTGGCGGTTGAGCTGGCGTAA
- a CDS encoding tetratricopeptide repeat protein: MGFESGRHGQLGQELYSKGRFGEAVQEFKKAIKITPNFADLYNHLGLAYHLNGEYEQAIKTFKQAIRLNPRYVEAHLNIAITLNELGRYEEAVSFFSQATEAEDIKGGMTTGIRNKLSSAHAGLGDTYCDIGYNTEGAEEYQKALKLNPHHHDVRLKLAKTHLNLEQYYMAIEELETLTRSHPDYLEAIIFLGVAYLKNGQRDKARKQWQICLAKDPGNLRAKTYLTLMARAGEK; encoded by the coding sequence ATGGGCTTTGAAAGCGGACGGCATGGCCAGCTGGGCCAAGAACTTTATTCCAAGGGACGGTTTGGCGAGGCAGTACAGGAGTTTAAAAAAGCCATCAAGATCACGCCCAATTTTGCCGACCTTTACAACCATCTGGGCCTGGCCTATCACCTGAACGGGGAATATGAACAGGCCATCAAGACCTTTAAGCAGGCCATCAGGCTTAATCCACGGTATGTGGAGGCCCACCTGAACATCGCCATTACCCTGAACGAGCTGGGACGTTACGAAGAAGCGGTCTCCTTTTTCAGCCAGGCCACCGAGGCCGAGGACATCAAGGGAGGAATGACCACCGGCATCCGCAACAAATTGTCCTCGGCCCATGCCGGACTGGGAGACACCTATTGCGACATCGGATATAATACCGAAGGAGCCGAGGAATACCAAAAGGCGCTGAAGCTCAATCCCCACCATCACGATGTCCGCTTAAAGCTGGCCAAGACCCACCTGAACCTGGAGCAGTATTATATGGCCATCGAGGAACTGGAGACGCTGACCAGGTCCCATCCCGATTATCTTGAGGCCATAATCTTCCTGGGTGTGGCTTATTTGAAGAACGGGCAGAGGGATAAAGCCCGCAAACAGTGGCAGATCTGCCTGGCCAAGGATCCGGGAAATTTGAGGGCCAAGACCTATCTGACCCTGATGGCCCGGGCAGGGGAGAAATAA